In Sphingomonas oryzagri, the genomic stretch TTCACCGGCGGCGATGCCGAGACCGGCTTCTCGATCCAGTCCATCTCCAAGGTCTTCTCGCTCACGCTGGCGCTGGGCAAGATCGGCGACCGGCTGTGGAGCCGCGTCGGCCGCGAGCCGTCGGGCAACGCCTTCAACTCGATCGTCCAGCTGGAGGCGGAGAAAGGCATACCGCGCAACCCGTTCATCAACGCCGGCGCGATCGTACTCGCCGACGTCAACCTCGCCGGCTATCGCCCGCGCGAGGCGATCGGCGAGCTGGTCCAGTTCGTCCGCTACCTCGCCTCGGACGACGGCATCGCCATCGACGAGACGGTCGCCCGATCCGAGGAGGAAACCGGCGAGCGCAACCGCGCGCTGGCCCACTTCATGAAGTCTTACGGTACGCTCCACCATGCGCCCGAGATGGTACTCGGCACCTATTTTCACGCCTGCTCGATCGAAATGAGCTGTCGGCAGCTGGCGCAGGCCGGGCGTTTCCTGATGCTCGGCGGGCGGCATCCGGAGGGCGGCCGCGTCGTGCCCGATCGCCGCGCGCGCCGCATCCTCTCGCTGATGCTCACCTGCGGCCATTACGACGCGAGCGGCGACTTCGCCTTCCGCGTCGGCATGCCGGGCAAATCGGGAGTCGGCGGCGGCATCCTCGCGGTGGTGCCGGGCAAGGCATCGATCGCGGTTTGGTCGCCGGGGCTCAACGCCAGCGGCAACTCGCAGCTCGGTGGCCTCGCGCTCGAAAGGCTCGCGGAGGCCACCGGCTGGAGTGTCTTTTCCGCCTAAACCGCGCGGCGGCCCGTGATCAGCTGCACCACGATCACGACCAGCGCGATCACCAGCAGCAGATGGATGATCCCACCGGCGACGTGCAGGCTGAATCCCAGCAGCCACAGTATGATGAGGATGACGGCGATCGTCCAAAGCATGGTTCTTCTCCCTGCACCCGCCACCCAGACGGCGGGAAGACTTTCAAAACGCCACGCCTTTCAGTCCGTTCCGAATTTCGTGACGGGCTGACAACGATTGAATTGGCGGTTAATGGGAGAAGGGCTGCAGCGGGGGCGCGCATGGACATCCACAAGGTCAAACCGGTCCACGGCTGGCGGGAGTTTTTCGGCGAGGTAGGCATCATCGTGCTGGGCGTGATGATCGCGCTCGGCGCCGAGCAGATCGCCGAGATCCTGCACTGGCGCGAACAGGTCCTCGAAGCGCGCGACACGATGCGATCGGAGTTGCGGGACGAGGCCGTTCTCGCGATCGAGCGCAAGGCGATGGCGGCTTGCGCGCTCGCCTATCTCAAGTCGGTGGATACCGTCGTACGGACCGGGAAGTCGATCGATCCGAACACCCACCCCGATATCCCAGTCCGGATCTGGACGACCGATGCGTGGACAGTCGTGACCACGTCGCAGGCGTCCGCGCATATGAAGCCGGATGAAATGCTCGAATATGCCGGCCAGTTCTCGGCAATCCGGATCATGGCGAACTGGAACGAGCAAGAGACGCAGTTGCTCTCCGATCTGGAGGCTCCGGCTATCGATGCGACCGGGCGGGATCGCATTCTCCTCGCGTCCGCGCGGCTGCGTTCGCTGAATCGGTGGATGGTGATCGCGTCAGACCAGTATCTCGCCAATATCGGTGAAATGGGTATCCGGCCGCTTTCCGAAAACGTCGCCGATATTCGGCACGGCCGGGATCAATGCGGCCTCGGCGCGGACGGCAAGCCGCTCGCCGCGCGGCCGGAGTGGCCGACGACCTGAGGCGGATCAGCGCGCCACGCCGCCCAGCACGTCGGCGATCGCGCACAGCGCCTGCGGGCGGATCTGCACGCCGAGATGGCCGCTGCGTATCTCGATGCAGCGCAGCCCCGGTTCGTCCGGCGCGCGGCAGATCAGGCCGTTGACGAGGCCGTCGCTGCGGCTCCAGATCGCGGTGGCCGGAACGGGCAATGGCCGGGCGATCTCCCGCCGCCGCGCCACCACGCCGGCGTCGTCCAGTCGTTCACCGGTCAGCCACTGGAACTGCCGCCACACCCGCGTCGCGCGGGGATCGCCGGCATAAGGCGAGGCGACGGTGATCACCTCGCGGACGAGATCGGGGCGGCGATGCGCGACGAAACGCGCCATGATACCGCCCAGGCTGACCCCGACCAGCGTGACCGTCTCGCCCGTCTCGTCATGGAGCTTCGCCACCTGCGCGATCAGCCGGTCGCCCTCTGCGCCACCGATCGCCCGCGCGCCGAAATTGCGCCCAAGCCCCCAGCCGACCGCGCGATAGCCCAAACGATTGAGATAACGCCGCATCGGCGCCATCGACCGGTCCGAATTGACCAGCCCCGGCAGCAGCATCACGGGCCGCCCATCGCCCTTCGGCGCTGTGGCAAGCATCCGTCGCGCCGGCAGCCACGAAGCAATGGCGAGCGCGGCGCGCGGCACCTCGACCGCCCACTGGCCGAAGCTCGGCGGGCGGTCGCGATCCTCGCTGTGTGCGGCCTCAGATATGGATGGGCTTCCCCGTCACGGCCATCGCCGCTTCCTTCACCGCTTCCGAGTGGGTCGGGTGGGCGTGGCAGGTGTAGGCGATGTCCTCGCTGGTGGCGCCGAACTCCATCGCCTGCGCGGCCTGCGCGATCATCGTGCCGGCCACGCTTGCGATGCACCACACGCCGAGCACGCGATCGGTCTTGGCGTCGGCTATGACCTTTACGAAGCCGTCCGGCTCATGGTTGGTCTTGGCGCGCGAATTGGCGAGCATCGGGAACTTGCCGACCTTCACCTCGCCGCGCTCCTTGGCGGCTTCTTCGGTGAGGCCCACGCCAGCGATCTCGGGCATGGTGTAGACAACCGACGGGATGACGTCGTGGTTCACAATGCCGGTAAGGCCGGCGATGTTCTCGGCGACCGCGATGCCCTCGTCCTCGGCCTTGTGGGCGAGCATCGGGCCGGGCACGACGTCGCCGATCGCCCAGATGCCCGGCACCTTGGTGCGGAAATCATGGTCGATCTCGATCTGGCCGCGCTTGTTGACCGCGAGCCCCGCCTTGTCGAGCGCAAGGCCGTCGATGTTGGGCTTGCGGCCGATCGAGACGAGGACGACGTCCGCCTCAATCGTCTCGGCAGCGCCGCCGGCGGCCGGCTCGACGGTGAGCGTCGCCTTGCCGCCATCGACCTTCACGCCGGTCACCTTGGTCGAGAGTTTGAACTCCAGACCCTGCTTCTTCATGATCTTGTTGGTTTCCTTGCGGACCTCGCCGTCGAAGCCCGGCAGGATCTGGTCGAGGAACTCCACGACGGTGACCTTGGCGCCAAGGCGCTTCCACACCGAACCCAGCTCCAGCCCGATCACCCCGCCGCCGATCACGACCATCTTCTCGGGCACCTTGGCGATCTCCAGCGCGCCGGTGCTGTCGACGACGACCTTCTGGTCGATCTCGACGCCCGGCAGCGGGGTGACCGAGGAGCCGGTGGCGATGACGATGTTCTTCGCGCGCACGGTGCGATCGCCGACCTGCACCGTATCGGTGCCGGTGAAGGCGGCATGGCCCTTCAGCCACTCGATCTTGTTCTTCTTGAACAGGAATTCGATGCCACCGGTCAGGCCCTTCACCGCATCGATGCGCTGGCCCTGCATGGTGTCGAGGTCCAGCTCGACCTGCGTCTTGATGCCCAGCTTGGCGAGATGGCCGTTGGCGGCCGCGTCATACAGCTCGGAGGCGTGCAGCATCGCCTTGGAGGGAATGCAGCCGACGTTGAGGCAGGTGCCGCCGAGCGTCGCGCGGCTTTCCACGCAGCCGGTCTTGAGCCCCAGCTGCGCCGCGCGGATCGCCGCGACATAGCCGCCGGGCCCGGCACCGATCACGAGGACGTCGAAGTCGTAGTCAGCCATTTCATCAAACTCCCGTGCATTCGGGCGGGCGAGACCCGCCCGCCCGATGCGCCACCCGGATATATAGGAACTTACAGGTCGATCAGCAGCCGGGTCGGATCCTCGATC encodes the following:
- a CDS encoding glutaminase gives rise to the protein MDISAIIANIVEEMRAAPDRGTVARYIPSLAEIDPAQFGIAIVTADGETFTGGDAETGFSIQSISKVFSLTLALGKIGDRLWSRVGREPSGNAFNSIVQLEAEKGIPRNPFINAGAIVLADVNLAGYRPREAIGELVQFVRYLASDDGIAIDETVARSEEETGERNRALAHFMKSYGTLHHAPEMVLGTYFHACSIEMSCRQLAQAGRFLMLGGRHPEGGRVVPDRRARRILSLMLTCGHYDASGDFAFRVGMPGKSGVGGGILAVVPGKASIAVWSPGLNASGNSQLGGLALERLAEATGWSVFSA
- a CDS encoding lmo0937 family membrane protein, with the translated sequence MLWTIAVILIILWLLGFSLHVAGGIIHLLLVIALVVIVVQLITGRRAV
- a CDS encoding esterase/lipase family protein, with protein sequence MLATAPKGDGRPVMLLPGLVNSDRSMAPMRRYLNRLGYRAVGWGLGRNFGARAIGGAEGDRLIAQVAKLHDETGETVTLVGVSLGGIMARFVAHRRPDLVREVITVASPYAGDPRATRVWRQFQWLTGERLDDAGVVARRREIARPLPVPATAIWSRSDGLVNGLICRAPDEPGLRCIEIRSGHLGVQIRPQALCAIADVLGGVAR
- the lpdA gene encoding dihydrolipoyl dehydrogenase, whose amino-acid sequence is MADYDFDVLVIGAGPGGYVAAIRAAQLGLKTGCVESRATLGGTCLNVGCIPSKAMLHASELYDAAANGHLAKLGIKTQVELDLDTMQGQRIDAVKGLTGGIEFLFKKNKIEWLKGHAAFTGTDTVQVGDRTVRAKNIVIATGSSVTPLPGVEIDQKVVVDSTGALEIAKVPEKMVVIGGGVIGLELGSVWKRLGAKVTVVEFLDQILPGFDGEVRKETNKIMKKQGLEFKLSTKVTGVKVDGGKATLTVEPAAGGAAETIEADVVLVSIGRKPNIDGLALDKAGLAVNKRGQIEIDHDFRTKVPGIWAIGDVVPGPMLAHKAEDEGIAVAENIAGLTGIVNHDVIPSVVYTMPEIAGVGLTEEAAKERGEVKVGKFPMLANSRAKTNHEPDGFVKVIADAKTDRVLGVWCIASVAGTMIAQAAQAMEFGATSEDIAYTCHAHPTHSEAVKEAAMAVTGKPIHI